One Lytechinus variegatus isolate NC3 chromosome 14, Lvar_3.0, whole genome shotgun sequence genomic region harbors:
- the LOC121427472 gene encoding ephrin type-B receptor 2-like: MDNLRNCIIFIVLCVWTSYAKEVKLYDSNDFPGLYWTVYPPQDPDSQTYVGWTESGASYERIYQTCHVSDPRDNWLRMPYIERRGANRIHVEVKFTMYSCTGIVDAQLCKETFDVYFYQSDTDDATETSPDWSSPPYQKVARIAAEGRFSDPDTQDEEVVNVRIEDYGPVTANGFYIAFRDQGACMALLQVRVFYQVCPQVILDFAIFNQTNEGPETHTLVTVPGTCIRNAQPVPPGSTPQYICQNEGIWSLNQGGCGCSPGYEAGADDISCQGQYLPF, encoded by the exons TTAAATTATATGATAGTAATGACTTTCCTGGTTTATATTGGACAGTATATCCACCACAAGATCCAGATTCACAAACATATGTAGGG TGGACAGAGTCTGGAGCAAGCTATGAAAGGATTTATCAGACTTGTCATGTAAGTGATCCTAGAGACAACTGGCTTCGTATGCCTTATATTGAAAGAAGAGGAGCAAATAGAATTCATGTAGAAGTTAAATTCACAATGTACTCATGTACTGGCATCGTAGATGCCCAActatgtaaagaaacatttgaTGTGTATTTTTATCAGTCGGACACCGACGATGCAACAGAAACGTCGCCAGACTGGAGCTCTCCACCTTACCAGAAGGTAGCAAGGATAGCGGCCGAGGGCCGGTTCTCCGATCCCGACACGCAGGACGAGGAGGTCGTCAACGTGCGGATTGAGGACTACGGGCCCGTGACGGCCAATGGTTTCTACATAGCATTCCGCGACCAAGGGGCGTGCATGGCCCTGCTGCAGGTGCGTGTCTTCTACCAAGTTTGTCCTCAGGTGATTTTGGACTTTGCGATTTTTAATCAGACCAATGAGGGTCCAGAGACGCACACTCTTGTTACGGTTCCAGGGACGTGTATAAGGAACGCTCAGCCAGTACCACCGGGTAGTACGCCTCAGTATATATGTCAAAATGAAGGGATATGGTCACTCAACCAAGGAGGATGCGGATGCTCACCAGGGTATGAAGCAGGTGCAGATGATATCAGTTGTCAAGGTCAGTACCTTCCTTTTTGA